Within the Halorhabdus rudnickae genome, the region TCGATCTCGGGCATCCGCGAGGTTTTCGAGGCGGCCGGCGAGGACGCGATCAACCTCGGCCTGGGCCAGCCGGACTTTCCGGCTCCCGAGCACGCACGCGAGGCGGCCGTCGAGGCGATTCGTGCGGGCGAGGCCGATGCTTACACCTCGAACAAAGGAACCCTCGAGTTGCGCGAGGCCATCGCCGCGAAGCACGCCCGTGACAACGATCTCGACGTGGATCCCGACCGCGTCATCGCCACGTCCGGCGGCAGTGAAGCACTCCACCTCGCGCTAGAGGCCCACGTGGACGCGGGCGAGAGCGTCATCTACCCGGATCCGGGATTCGTCTCCTACGAGGCGCTGACCCACCTCGCCGACGGGACGCCCAAGCCGGTGGGCCTCCGCGAGGACCTGACGCTCGATCCCGCGGCCGTCGAGGCAGCGATCACCGACGACACCGCGGCGTTCGTCGTCAACAGCCCCGCGAACCCGACCGGAGCCGTCCAGTCACCGGAGGACATGCGGGAGTTCGCTCGGATCGCCGACGAGCACGACGTGCTCTGCATTTCCGACGAAGTCTACGAACACATCGTCTTCGAGGGCGAGCACTGCTCGCCCGCTGAATTCACCGAGAGCGACAACGTCGTCGTGATCAACGCTTGCTCGAAGACCTACTCGATGACCGGCTGGCGGCTGGGGTGGGTCACCGGCAGCGAGGATCGCATCGAACGAATGTTGCGCGTCCACCAGTACAGTCAGGCGTGTGCGAGCGCGCCCGCCCAATTCGCCGCCGAGGCCGCGCTCTCGGGCCCGCAGGACCGCGTGACGGAGATGGTCGACGCCTTCGAGGAA harbors:
- a CDS encoding pyridoxal phosphate-dependent aminotransferase; amino-acid sequence: MAHFSQRVEQVSISGIREVFEAAGEDAINLGLGQPDFPAPEHAREAAVEAIRAGEADAYTSNKGTLELREAIAAKHARDNDLDVDPDRVIATSGGSEALHLALEAHVDAGESVIYPDPGFVSYEALTHLADGTPKPVGLREDLTLDPAAVEAAITDDTAAFVVNSPANPTGAVQSPEDMREFARIADEHDVLCISDEVYEHIVFEGEHCSPAEFTESDNVVVINACSKTYSMTGWRLGWVTGSEDRIERMLRVHQYSQACASAPAQFAAEAALSGPQDRVTEMVDAFEERRDVLLDGLDNMSLETPKPRGAFYAMPKVPEGWVDEVIDRGVVVVPGEAFGDGGEGYARISYATDMEQLKEAIEIMRETTAALD